The genomic stretch attttgatgatgatcaAGAATCTGATGGTGATCAtgcttctggaagggaaaactctaaaGACGTAggttctggaggacaagcttctgaaGATGATCAAATTTGTGATGGTAATCACGACTTTGAAGGCGGACCTTGCGAAGGAGGAACTTCTAAAGGTAGTCCAGCCTCTGATGGTGGTCATGATTCTAAAGGTGGAACTTCTGAAGGCAATCCAACTTCTAAAAGTGGTTATTTTGGACAAGACCCAGAAGTTAACAAAGGTAGAACTTCTGGCGGTAGTCAAACTTCCGAAGAAAATCAGGAAGAAGATATGGTTCCAGAATCAGAAGGAGATTCTGAACTATTGGGTATTGAAGAAGCACTCGAGAAGAAAATTTGGCTGAATGCCATAAAATAAGAACTTGAGGCTTTAGaaggaaacaagacttggaagttaactaagcttccaaaggagaagaaaaccatCAACGTCAAATGGGTTTTCAAGGAGAAATCTGCATTTCTAAATGGAGTATCAGAAGTTGCACACTGTAGCAACCAGAAGAAACTTGCAGATGTTCTGATGAAGGATATCAAGACTGAACACCTTATTCGTTTGAGGGATGGAGTTGGTGTTGTAGATTTTGGCTagctgaatatgaattaagggatgatattgaagagtaattcaatattcaaaaGTTGTTGTTAGAGTCAGAAGCTTCTGAGGAGATTACTCAGAAGCAGTGTTGCTCAGAAGCAGAAACTTTTGATGTTGCGTTCCAGAAGTGTGTTTAGGTTCTGGAGTTTGTGTTTGTTATGCTTAGCTATTAGGTTCTAGtttatgtttatttttgtttACTTAGTTATTAAGTTTACTTTCTATTAGGGCCTACGTGGCAACCCTAGGTTTGTGTATAAATAGACTAGTAGTAGTTGTCATTTAAATCTAATCATTTTCATAGTCTTTTGCAGCTGTCATTTACAAAGAATATAATATTCCTTTTGCTTTCATTTCTTAAACCTTGTGCACTAATATTAGCTAGAAGTATAACAAACCACTTTTCATTAGCATGATCAGTGACATCGGATACTTGTTGATCTTCTAAAACAAAAGGCTCATCTTTTGGAAACAACTTTATTGAAGTGATTATTCTCTCAACGCTAAAATAGTATTAACTAAGTGAGGAAATTAAAAGAGCGGGTGAATGAGTATAAGAAaggttatttttatatttttgtgtgttttcaaatgatcacatatcctccttttatagtaaaatatttaGCTAAGAAATAAAGGAATTTAGGGTTGGATCTGCATCATAGTTGATTATGCTGCAATCATAATCAATTATATGAcctataaaaatagaaaaaacttTGTTGGATCTGAACCATAACCGGTTACAAGTCGTCATTTATCCATCATTGAGCAATTTTCCCCATATTAGATTTCACAAGCGTCATAACAGATTAGAGAACTAATTTTTATTGTATAATCGATTAACTAAGCATTATTATAATTGATTAAgtgttaattttcaaaatctttttccaaatCGAAATGTTTTTAGAAGAGatttttaaaaacatataaaattttaatatagatTTTTATATGTCTGTGTGTGATACGACCTTGATACTTTGAGaacacatttaattttttttattctataaaaataaataaacaatattgTGCTGGATTACATGCGAGTTTTCAACGATTGGCATTGTTTTTTATGACGCTATTTATCTTTTGATTCTTTTGTGCCATTCACAAAAACTTctcgttttttattttttttcaaacttaattctttgtttgatgttgtttatgacttttgttttgttttctttgtcATCATCAATATCTTTGACACACTTGTTCATCACATATAACCACAAATAATACAAAAAAGTTTGGTGTAATTTAAGACTAAGCTTGACTCTCATGAAAATATCAGACATTAAAAGACCCTACTTGTTGCCAAAtgttttactttaaaatatttaattaaatataataaaactttTTCATCTGTTTCCAATAAAGATTTACTTAAAATTATTTAGTATGCTAACTAGTGCCTTCAGGGCACTCTTTTAGcatattaaataaagaaaatattatttataaaaattaatattttaattttcaatacatTTTCAATACATTAAATACatgtatattaataaaaatttactCCTTTAATTTCTTAAATAGTGCACCGTGAACACTGGTTAGCATTTTCCATTTTATATTTAGTTatataaaatgaaatttttttttttataagcaactcTTGAATTAAGAAAGTGTGGGTACAAGGGGTACACCAACCCTTACAAAAGAACAACACAAAAAAAACCTGGATTTAGCAAAGATATCAAGAGCAAAGCAATGGATTTTTAAACCATTCATAAAAATTACAGCGAATTTGAAAACTACTTTTATGAACAACAAAAGATGTTATATGGATCAGTTAATAGGCCTAGTTTAAAAGGGAAACAAACAAATGGTGTGTAAAATTAGGAAGTTAATATATCAACTTAAAGCATGTTTCTCGTCAATGATATCAAGTTCAAAGATATTATTCCATCCTTTGAAATTTAAGGTAAAATTTTTTATTCTATATGTTGATCATATTTTTCTTGCAACTAATGAACTTGGTTTATTGTATATAATTATGAGCTTTCTCTCTAAACAAATTGGAATGAAATATATAATTTCGGtaagttatgttattgaaatAGAAATTTATAGATCACAAAGATTATCTCAAAAATAACATATCAATAAAACTTTAGACATATTTAGAATGGATAAATATTAGGTGTTTCTTAttacaaaatagaaaaataataaatttagtcTCATGTAATATATCCAGAAAGGTCAATTAGTGGTGGCAAAGTTATATCCTATAAATATATTCATATAAAAATTACAATGCAATAAaacaaatataaacaatatttattgAGTTTAAAGATGCTAAAtaaatttttactaaaatatttgCTATTCAAAATCTAGTAATTATAAAGTTCAATATATTTTAGAATTTCTACTACTATTTTGAAAAACCAATTATATTATTGATAATATATCAACGTATTATGTACCTTTCAACTTAAGATCTTATTAAAAAAGAAGTGCTAAACATAGTAGTACGTACATGGACGGAGATCTTATTAACTATATTCTTAATTATGATGTATGAAGGGACTAATGCATGTATGGTTTGCAATGCAATTTTATGATTGATTTATGAAATTATTTCTTTGTGATTCAGTTGAAATATTGCAAACATACATAAAAAAATGCAAgtgaatttttataaaaaaatggaaGTTAATTTAACTAATGTAAAAAGAGTTTTGTCTCTATCATAAAAGTTTCTTTATCATATTAACATAAAAAATGGATCATCTGAAAGAACGAAAAGAGAAACAGATATATTGGAAGTCAGAGAATCATTTCTACTATCTTTTGTATCAACATGGATGAAGATACATTATGAAAAATTAAAGTATTTTAAGATTCTTATAATGTGCTAATCTTCTAGAATGTTGACATGATTTTTGAAAGCTATAACCGACACTTTAAGCATGTTTTCACTTTTCTATTCCAAATTCAAAGGGAAAACTCAAACATAAAACATGTTTAAGCACTTGTAGTTTTCAGcttttaaaaaacataatattgaaaaccatttttaaaataatgttttcaaaacattatgaccatttttttttactttttcaatttttaaattcacaaaacattttttaaaacttCATCAAAGATGTGTTTAATGAGTTGAATATGTAATTGGTAACTTTAAGCTAAAGTCGGAAATAAGGATGTGCATCATTGGGCTGTTGGGTTTCATACGCTTTGGGAATGGAGGAACAAGGATGTGCATGTGGAAAATTTCACAAGACCGCTAGATGAATGGAAGTTGATAAAAGGAAGAGTTAAGGATTATTCTGCAGCTGTAATGATTAATAAAAAAGTCATGAATAGCTGCCATGAAGATAGCCTTGTTGCCTGGTACAGACCAAGGGAAGGGTTTGTGAAGCTTAATAGTGATGGTGCTCATGGTAGTGATGGTTTATCGGGTTGTGGTGGTTGTTTCCGTAACGATCTTGGCATATGGCTGGGGGGTTTTGCTAAGTCTATAGGCAGAAGCAGTCCTCTTATGGCTGAATTATGGGGTATTCTAGTGGGGATTAAATATGCGTATCAGCATGGTCACATGAATCTTGAGATTGAAACCGATTCTCTAATGGCGATTAATCTCATTAAGAAAGGAGGCAGGAAGTAGAGTGGAAACTGCAGTTTGGTTAACCAAATCATTGCTTGGATGGAGAAGCTTGAGGTGGTTGACTTGCAtcacatctttagagaatctaatGATTGTGCCCACATGTTAGCTAAAGAAGGGAAGAATTTGATGGAAGGAGACACCTTTTATCAGGAAGCTTCTGGATGGTTGGGAAAGTATCTTGAAAAAGATAGGATTGGTATTGTTTTTTCTAGAAGgattgttttgttgttttgggCTTCGGCCCTccttattaacaaaaaaaaaaaaaaaatcgaaaCTCGGAAATAGAAATATTATTATTGTATTGTATGATTTACTAGGAATGTGTGTGAATAATATATACATACCTATAATTAAAATGTGCAATTCATGTGTGAAGATATATTGTGATAATCAATTTGCAATTCATTTCACTAATCATTAAGTGTATCATGAGATGACAAAGTACATCATCAATTTGCACTTTATTAAAGACATGATTGAACCGTAGGAGAATGtagttgaaaaagttgtttttgaAAGGCAATTTGAAAATGTGTATAACAAATCATTACTTTGGCCAAAGGTCAAACGATTTGATCAATTTTTATTGAAGAGTGATTTAAGATGAAAGAGATCGGCAACTTAGTTGATGGTGGGCGTCAACGTTGTTTTGATGACAACGTGAAAATTTGTGTGAGATGCCCAACAAGGGCCGCAAGAAGGATGGACAATGGAATTTGGATAAATTTGTTTATACCTCAAGCATGAAACGGTTGGTGACTGGTGACGCTTGCCAGGGAAGCGCCAGGTGCATTGAAACTTGTAGCGTACTTAAACTTTTtctatcattttttcaaaaagagaattttttaGAGATAGAGAAAGGAAGAGATTCTTAGAAATGTATAATGCTAAGAATTGGAAGATCTTTGAAGGTTATGAGTTGAGATATACTTTCAAAGTATACTTTAGAATTGAATGATTCATGTATTAAGAGGAGGAGTGATTGAGTTTCAAATGGGTAGAAATTTAAAAGTGTTCTCAAGAATTTATTGAGCAAATTTCTCCAAATTATTTGTAATCTCTTGTTAAAATTTGTGTTTGGTAGTAGGTCAGAGAGATGCTCTGTGAGAGTATCTTGTCCCTGTTAGTTTAAGATTTATATACATTTAGTTGATAGATTGATTATTATTTGAGACTGTTTGGTTTGAATCTTTGAGAGAAATTCATTAACATAAATTTCAAGATGTAGTTGCAAATGAAAACACAAGAACCAAAATTTCATTCAGGTCtgcacaaaagaaaataaaaggagaAAAAATTTCACACTCTTCCAGTACTTTATGCCAGGTCAGGACCAGAAAGAAGTGCCTCATAACCATCATGATGCTTTGTTGTTGTATCTCTTTCAAGATGTAGTTGCAAATGAAAATAACAAGAACCAAAATTTCATTCAAGTTTGCacaaaagaaaatgaatggaGAAAAAATTTCACACTCTTCCAGTACTTTATGCCAGATCAGGACCAGAAGGAAGTGCCTCATAACCATCATGATGCTTTGTTGTTGTAACTCTTTCAACTGGTATGCATTTGAGGATAACAGCTAAAGGCATGCTAAGTACACCAAATAACACACTGAGTAACCAGAATTGCCAGGTTAGAGGAACTGTGCTGGCAAATGTTCCAAGGAACTCAACTATGATTACTTGAAATACCGCTGTGGCGAGAATAACACTTAAAAATATCCAGCTATCAAACATGCCTTTGAATATGTTTATCTTTTCAATTTCTCTGCTGTTTATCTCATTGAACACCTGGTAAAAGAGAGGGAAAGCAACAAAGTAAGCAGAACAGAATGGAACTagatcattttatatatatactttCCTGAATGCATCACTGGTATTTAAGAAAAAATTGATATAGATAATAGAGGCAATAACAATGTTAAATGTCCAATCCGGTTATAAAAAAGTTTGCTACCATAAAATCGCAGTTGGTTTCTATAAGGGGTATGAGACACTTTACCTGGCAAAGTACAAAGGAGTTGAATATCAAAGTGTTGAGTACTGCAGTTGAATCTGGGCCACTTAGTCCCAATAGCCTCTTCCCCTCAAAATTTAGAACTCCAAGGACAATTAGTTGATACAAACTTTGACCTAAGATATTCCTCCACATTGGTTTGGTAATAAAACTTGCTTTTCTTCCAACTGGTTGCCGTTCCATAAGTCCGTCATTAGGAGGTTCAGTAGCCAAGGCCAATGCACCAAGAGTGTCCATAATCAAGTTAACCCAAAGCAACTGAACAGCCGTTAGTGGAGCAGCTCCTGAAAATAATGAAGAAAGTTTAATCTCAGTTCCATGAAACATATTCGGCAATTTTTCAGTGGAAAACAAAACTAGTATAAATTAACAAACCAGTGATGCATGCAGAAACAAAGTTAGTAATCAGAGCAACAACATTGACTGTTAACTGAAACTGCACAAATTTTTGAATGTTTATGTATATGGCCCGTCCCCATTTAGCCACTTTGACAATGGTAGTGAAGTTGTCATCCATTATAATCACATCAGCATTCTCTTTTGCAACCTGTAAAAGGAAggtataattaaaacaaaaatagtataaaacaTCAATTAGGCATTAACTTATAACAGATACTGGAACAAGTAGAACAAATTCTAAAAAGATAAGTACTAGCACTCACTAAAAGCCATAACTTTTTACCAAGTTATTTAAGAAAAATGCTTGATTCTGGGGAATAACTTGATTaccaaaaacaaaaccaaaaaaaaaacatgtagcAATCATGTCGAAGAATTTAGGGATAAGAAAAGGAATTTATGTCTCAAAAGACATCAATGTTTAGGGATCGAaagtatgaaaagattttcaaaaactGCAGTTTAAGTTATCTACTGCTTCcataataaagataacaatagAATTGTTCAACAAGTCTCATCTATTAATTTAAGATGGATCTACCTCTCTAAAAAGTAGATTCAAATTAAGCAACTACATAAAGATAATATGTTTGTACCTTCAAAAAGATTCAAATTAAGCAACTACATAAAAATAGTGCAGTTGATTGTAATAGTTAATACTGTGACATTCACCATGATAAACCAATAATAACTAGAGACAAACCTCAGTTCCAGCAATGCCCATGGCAAGCCCAATGTCTGACTCGTGCAGTGCAGGAGCATCGTTGGTTCCATCACCAGTAACAGCTACAACCTCACCAAACATATTCCTCAAACGGGTTACCAAGGTATGCTTGTCAAGAGGTAAGGATCGTGCCATTACCTGAAACCATAATAACCACATTAGCAAGACCAGCATATCATAAAAGAGAATTGAAAGTCTCGGGACATAATGAGATCAAAACCTGAATTCTTGGTATGATATCCTTCATTTGTTCTGGAGTCAAATTGCGAAATTCTGGTCCTTCTATAGCTACACCACCCTCAGTAAGTATACCACATTCTCTAGCTATAGCTTTAGCTGTATTTATGTTATCACCGGTGACCATGCGGACAGATATTCCAGCTGCTAAACATTTTTGAACAGCTTCCTTAACTCCAGGGCGCACAGGATCCTTGATTCCCACAATGGCTATCAAAGTATATCCATTTTCAGGGATGTTGGTTTTGCCTTGTGTTTCATCTATATCTTTGACAGCCAAACAAAGAGTTCTCAAAGCTTCATTGGCAAATCCATCTATAATGTCATTCACAATCTTTGCTTTCTCTTGAGGAAGATCAACTGTTGTTCCATTATTATCAATGATTTTATCACACATTTTCAAAACTATTTCCGATGCACCTTTGCAGAAAGCTCGGACCCTTCCATCAGGAAGACCTACTAGCACAGACATCCTCTTCCTGTCGGAATTGAAAGGCTCAACCTTAAGTATCTTACAGGATCTACGCTGTTCATCGAAATCACCGCCTGAAACCAAGCCAAATTCCAATAACGCTGATTCTGTTGGTGTTCCCAATATTGTCTGCTTTCCTTCTTTGTCTTTAACAACTTCCGATGAAGTATTCTGAAATATAGCCTGCAAAAGGATGCTTAGAACTTCATCAGATATCTCTGATTTCAATTTATCAGTACTCCCATCACCTTTAATCTCAGTGGTCTTTTCGCATATCCAAATTTTATCAACCACCATATGGTTGGTCGTCAATGTTCCTGTCTTATCGGTGCAAATGCAACTAGCTGAACCCATAGTCTCACACGCAGAAAGATGTCTCACTAGTGCCCTATCATTCATCAGTTTTTTCATTGCAAAAGCAAGACTGAGTGTTACAGCTAATGGCAATCCTTCAGGAATTGCAACAACTATAATGGTTACAGCAATAGCAAAGTAGTCTAGTAGCTTCAGTGCATCCTCTGAAGACCAGCTGCTAAAGTCTCCATGAACTGCTTTTTCAATCACAAATCTTGCTGTCAACACCAAAAATGTCAGCACGGCAAAAGTCAAACCAATTTTACCAATAACTGTAGCAACTCCATTCAACTTCACCTGTAAAGGAGTCTCATCCTCTCCTCCCTCACTCAAAGTTTCCATCAACTTTCCCCATTCAGTCCTCATGCCTACAGTTGTAACTATCATTTTCCCCTGACCGTCTTGCACTTTGGTTCCCGAAAGAAGGAAAGGTCTTCGATTGTCTATGTTTACAGGTTCGCTCTCACCTGACAAACTTGATTCATCAATAAGCAATGAATATCCATGTATAAAAACTCCATCAGCTGGAACTTGATCGCCGGTTGACAAATGAACTATATCTCCTACTACCAAGTCGTAAATTGAGATCTTCTGTCTTTTACCATCCCTGGTAACATGAACAtctatctttttcttttctttgtccaAATCTCTGAATTGTAGAGATTGCTGGTAGTCACTGATAGCAGTAACAGCAACTACTAAGAATATACTAAGTATGATTCCAAGACCATCATAAACACCCTTTGGCCACCCTTCAGTGGGAAGCCCTATACCAATGGAAACTAAAGCACAAACAATTAGAATGATGAGTGTTAAATCATGCAGTGCATCCCAAACAAACATCAAAAAGCTTTTAGATGGTTTCTCGGTATAACGGTTGACCCCATAAATCTCTTGCCTACTATGTAAACTGTCTTGATGGACACCTTCATCAACTGTGACAGAAAGTTTACTTGTAATCCCTTGAACTTCACCAACTTTTTTAAAGTTCTTGTAATCATGGCTTCGAACAACTGATGCAATATCGTCCGGTTCGATTCCAAAACCAGCTTCTCTCGTCTTTTCTGATACATTGAATTCAGGTGAAGCAATAGCTGCATAAGAAAACCAGACCAGTTTGGATTAGCTTGTGGAAGAAGTTAGACCTTGTAAGTATAAAGGAATTGAATTTGAAGCTGGGGGCTTTTGAATATAAACTAGAAAAATGGCAGCAGTAGACTCTCTACTATACTACCACCTTCCCTTTGTAAGCTCTCATTGCGATATATTAAGAAAAGTAGTATTGTATTAAATGTGTAAATTTCATGCATAAATATCTCTCGGTGCTTATTGAAAAGTTTATCTAAAGCAATTTTATGAGTTTCAATTATCATAGAAATTAGAGCACCTTACCATCCGTAAAATGCAGTGCTGCTCGTTGAACATTGATAACAGCCCGAAACTTTCCCTGATGTCAgttgtaaaaaaatatatagtcAAACTAGAAGTAACTAATTCACAATATGtcaatgaagaaaaagattttaTAGGGGACCCAACAACACTAACTGATATGTATAAAGTTCATGCTAACAGTGAAGAACTTTAACAATTATGTGAACTCTTTAAAGCAAATAATCTGCTCTAACTTTAAGGATTCTGATAATGATACGTAGCTAGCTACACAAGATCTTCTCCATTTCCTCCCTTCCATGGACGGATCCAGAAATTTTAACAAGTGAGGTCAAGATCTTATTTAAACAGTTATAACCATGTAATTTTATCTAACGCAAATAATCATATGATATTGTTTATGTTTAATTATATGTTTAGTTTCTCTATCTTATCTAATTCACAAAATTAATTTTCctatttcaaataattttaacatattCGAATTAAGAGTACTAATTTTGCAAATTAGTTGAAAGAGATTAACCAAACAATTACTTAAACATATTTTTTAACTATAAATTAATTTTCATGTGATtaacttttattaaaaatattaaataaatttatatatatatatatatatatatatatatatatatatatatatatatatatatagacacacacgtACGTACTTTGTTGCataaaaaattcatttatttGTACAATATATGCATAAAATTAAAGTATAGAATGACTAGTATGTATCATTAGCGATGAGGGCATCGCTATATATTACATGGGGTCTAACATTATGATGTCTTATTAATAgttaaaatgaaattttgaatGTGGGGTCAGCTGCCCCCAGTAGTTTACCTTATGTAGATCCGTCCCTGAGTCTCTACTCCATTTTGTGCattattaatgttttgaaaatattattgtaATAATGTAACACATAAtgtgtatatttatttttttatggtttACATATATCTCCAAAACTAAAGTAATGGAGAGGAAAAACGGAGAGAAAAAATGGAGAGGATTCTATATTGAGAAAATATTGAACATTTTATaattggaagaagaaaaataCAAATTCAGTAAAGACAAGTGGAATTAAGGATTttgataaatataattaataattaattatatttgagtcaaaaatatatttgtaattaaaaaaaaattaacaatgcaGTTTGTTGCCCGTTAATGATCTAAAGATGTATAAACTTTATTATATGGAAATataattcaattttttgttttttattaaaaaattggtatattttattgattcttttgttaatatttttattaattaaactaGCATTTTTCACATAGACACTCACACACACTTATACAAATGTGTTATatgcatttttttatataaaatgtaTTAATGCCAAATCATAGTTATATATAAAGGGTATTGCTAACCAGTACCCTAAAGACAATGTTTAGCAtttctaaaaaaagaaaaatttataaaaattttaatattttaattttcaaggcattaaatacgcagattaccgagatgaaattactattttaaaatttaaacattGTCATGAAATCACTGATTAACATTTTCCTATAGAAATACTTTAATAACCCACTTTCATTCCTACAAGCCATGAATAAAAAACTAATCATTACTTTTCACACATTTTGATTCCTCCCATAatgtttcctcttattttctCGTCCAAACAAAATATTACGGATTGACGTGACTTTGTCATTATGGGTCATGTCCTTTACTGGACCAATTTTCATTGGCAGCAAATCCGCCACATAATACATTGCATTTCACAACAGATTACATTACCATATTGTTGTAATTGGGTGGAACTGAAAACATTTCCAATCGCCAGTGGGTCCTATTTCTTACGTGGTATTCGAATAATTTAACTTGCAACGGATGAAAAGTACGTGGTATCTCTTTTTATACCGCACTGAAAATTCCACGAAGTTTCGTTATGGCAGTCATTAtcacaaattgaaaaaaattgatttatattAGTACTATTTTCTATAATTAAGGTGTTTGACTAAACAATAATCTCAGTTTCATTGTCcctaaagaaataataaaatcaaaatttcacATGGGATGGCCATTGACCAAAGATTTAATcaactaaataaatatatatatatatatatatatatatatatatatatatatatatatatatatatatatatatatcacattgGATCATCTCCTTCCATACATCCTTCTTCTTCAATCCACCAAgtgtaataataataaacattaataaaatataatatataaaaaagaagAGAGGGAAAATGTTAGTGAGAGATAGAGACAAATTTGTGAAGGAGATACTTGGAGAGAAATAatggaaggagaggatccaatcCCATATA from Vicia villosa cultivar HV-30 ecotype Madison, WI linkage group LG4, Vvil1.0, whole genome shotgun sequence encodes the following:
- the LOC131595598 gene encoding putative calcium-transporting ATPase 11, plasma membrane-type, coding for MEGFLKDFELEDKDRSIEALSRWRSAVALVKNPRRRFRNVADLAKRAVAQEKQRKIQGKFRAVINVQRAALHFTDAIASPEFNVSEKTREAGFGIEPDDIASVVRSHDYKNFKKVGEVQGITSKLSVTVDEGVHQDSLHSRQEIYGVNRYTEKPSKSFLMFVWDALHDLTLIILIVCALVSIGIGLPTEGWPKGVYDGLGIILSIFLVVAVTAISDYQQSLQFRDLDKEKKKIDVHVTRDGKRQKISIYDLVVGDIVHLSTGDQVPADGVFIHGYSLLIDESSLSGESEPVNIDNRRPFLLSGTKVQDGQGKMIVTTVGMRTEWGKLMETLSEGGEDETPLQVKLNGVATVIGKIGLTFAVLTFLVLTARFVIEKAVHGDFSSWSSEDALKLLDYFAIAVTIIVVAIPEGLPLAVTLSLAFAMKKLMNDRALVRHLSACETMGSASCICTDKTGTLTTNHMVVDKIWICEKTTEIKGDGSTDKLKSEISDEVLSILLQAIFQNTSSEVVKDKEGKQTILGTPTESALLEFGLVSGGDFDEQRRSCKILKVEPFNSDRKRMSVLVGLPDGRVRAFCKGASEIVLKMCDKIIDNNGTTVDLPQEKAKIVNDIIDGFANEALRTLCLAVKDIDETQGKTNIPENGYTLIAIVGIKDPVRPGVKEAVQKCLAAGISVRMVTGDNINTAKAIARECGILTEGGVAIEGPEFRNLTPEQMKDIIPRIQVMARSLPLDKHTLVTRLRNMFGEVVAVTGDGTNDAPALHESDIGLAMGIAGTEVAKENADVIIMDDNFTTIVKVAKWGRAIYINIQKFVQFQLTVNVVALITNFVSACITGAAPLTAVQLLWVNLIMDTLGALALATEPPNDGLMERQPVGRKASFITKPMWRNILGQSLYQLIVLGVLNFEGKRLLGLSGPDSTAVLNTLIFNSFVLCQVFNEINSREIEKINIFKGMFDSWIFLSVILATAVFQVIIVEFLGTFASTVPLTWQFWLLSVLFGVLSMPLAVILKCIPVERVTTTKHHDGYEALPSGPDLA